One genomic region from Euzebya tangerina encodes:
- the sepH gene encoding septation protein SepH, which translates to MHTLELVGYTADLTSLVLAVPGTGERFRVDLSTELMSTLVEVLELAEDHERLELLADLVPLAQVPAAGQAAVVPFRSEGRNSSLTPSEIQRMLRAGRSPETVADQAGVSREWVMRWYQPIAAEQRKVISSVRGGRQERPGFGLSDTLIGEAVRMNLMERGVEDEDVEWQATRPEGRPYWTVTVVFTENRRPQKATWRYDIGTGRVTARDDLAIDLGWTMPVTHPTPGVLHAAMPEEDEEQPRPTRRAAPPPPPRRDRTSWAPPSPPSGPRRR; encoded by the coding sequence ATGCACACGCTGGAACTGGTCGGGTACACCGCTGACCTGACGTCGCTGGTCCTGGCCGTCCCCGGCACCGGTGAGCGCTTCCGGGTGGACCTGTCCACCGAGCTCATGAGCACCCTGGTCGAGGTGCTCGAACTGGCCGAGGATCACGAGCGACTGGAGTTGCTGGCAGACCTCGTGCCGCTGGCACAGGTCCCCGCCGCCGGTCAGGCAGCCGTGGTGCCGTTCCGCTCGGAGGGCCGTAACTCCTCCCTCACACCCTCGGAGATCCAACGCATGCTGCGGGCCGGGCGATCGCCCGAGACCGTGGCGGATCAGGCCGGCGTCAGTCGTGAGTGGGTCATGCGCTGGTACCAGCCGATCGCTGCGGAGCAGCGCAAGGTCATCAGCTCGGTCCGCGGGGGCCGACAGGAGCGGCCCGGGTTCGGTCTGTCCGACACCCTGATCGGCGAGGCGGTCCGGATGAACCTGATGGAGCGCGGGGTGGAAGATGAGGACGTCGAGTGGCAGGCCACACGCCCGGAGGGCCGCCCCTACTGGACCGTGACCGTGGTCTTCACAGAGAACAGGCGTCCCCAGAAGGCGACCTGGCGGTACGACATCGGCACCGGACGGGTCACGGCTCGCGACGACCTGGCCATCGACCTGGGCTGGACCATGCCGGTCACCCATCCAACGCCAGGGGTGTTGCACGCGGCCATGCCGGAGGAGGACGAGGAGCAGCCCCGTCCGACCCGGCGGGCGGCACCGCCACCGCCACCGCGGCGTGATCGGACGTCGTGGGCGCCGCCGTCGCCGCCGTCGGGGCCAAGGAGACGATGA
- a CDS encoding M48 family metalloprotease, which translates to MGAAVAAVGAKETMNDGVAGASGSAARVASIPSGWYRGLWVAAGLAVVGAVVAELTRPVADPAVPVALVEFLGEEQVAAAETYRAPLRVASLVSRGLRIAAAGLLLWWAARSDAGSRWLQVRSRRRSWQRLVGLGAVAAAAWAITDLVRLPLQLWARTRSVDVGLSTQDLTGWFRDYVVTVGPQWIGVALAAIAGVVLRERLGRQWVPVAALLAGLVGAILVVVSPRVFEPLLFDFTPLPAGELRDGITELADTAPFDAEILVADASRRTTAANAYVSGIAGTRRIVLYDTLIEDTPTPVILATVAHEIAHTEHRDLERTALSLFGIAVVIVWVLDRVMGETAVGASGRVRASGVVRAVAVLVVGAVLIAPIGQWSSRRTERAADQRALEILQDGAVYREMLLTLAERNLSDPDPPAWIVGLAFSHPPMPERVGRAEAATR; encoded by the coding sequence GTGGGCGCCGCCGTCGCCGCCGTCGGGGCCAAGGAGACGATGAACGACGGTGTTGCCGGAGCGTCGGGGAGCGCCGCCCGCGTCGCGAGCATCCCCTCCGGGTGGTATCGGGGGTTGTGGGTGGCGGCCGGCCTGGCCGTCGTGGGGGCGGTAGTCGCAGAGCTGACCCGACCCGTCGCCGACCCGGCCGTGCCCGTCGCACTGGTCGAGTTCCTCGGCGAGGAGCAGGTCGCAGCCGCGGAGACGTATCGGGCTCCGCTGCGGGTCGCATCGCTGGTGTCGAGGGGACTGCGGATCGCCGCGGCCGGTCTGCTGCTGTGGTGGGCTGCTCGGTCGGACGCGGGGAGCCGATGGCTGCAGGTGCGCTCGCGCCGTCGGTCCTGGCAGCGCCTGGTCGGTCTCGGTGCCGTCGCCGCTGCGGCGTGGGCCATCACCGACCTGGTGCGACTGCCCCTGCAGCTCTGGGCCCGGACCCGGTCTGTGGACGTCGGCCTGTCAACCCAGGACCTGACTGGCTGGTTCCGTGATTATGTCGTCACCGTGGGGCCGCAGTGGATCGGGGTGGCGCTCGCCGCCATCGCCGGCGTGGTGCTGCGTGAACGGCTTGGTCGGCAGTGGGTTCCGGTCGCCGCCCTGCTGGCCGGTCTGGTCGGGGCGATCCTCGTGGTCGTGAGCCCGCGGGTGTTCGAGCCGCTGCTCTTCGACTTCACCCCCCTCCCGGCGGGCGAGTTGCGGGACGGCATCACCGAGTTGGCCGACACCGCACCGTTCGACGCCGAGATCTTGGTCGCGGACGCCAGCCGCCGGACGACGGCGGCCAACGCCTACGTCTCGGGGATCGCCGGAACCCGTCGGATCGTGCTGTACGACACCCTCATCGAGGACACGCCGACACCGGTCATCCTGGCGACGGTGGCCCATGAGATCGCCCACACCGAACACCGGGACCTCGAGCGGACGGCGCTCAGCCTGTTCGGCATCGCGGTCGTGATCGTGTGGGTGCTGGACCGGGTGATGGGTGAGACGGCCGTGGGCGCATCCGGACGGGTTCGGGCCAGCGGCGTCGTCCGCGCGGTTGCCGTCCTCGTGGTGGGGGCGGTGCTCATCGCACCGATCGGCCAGTGGTCGTCTCGGCGGACCGAACGAGCAGCCGACCAGCGGGCCTTGGAGATCTTGCAGGACGGTGCGGTGTACCGCGAGATGCTGCTGACGCTGGCCGAACGCAACCTCTCGGATCCCGATCCGCCGGCCTGGATCGTCGGCCTGGCCTTCTCCCACCCGCCCATGCCCGAGCGGGTCGGCCGAGCGGAAGCGGCCACAAGGTGA
- a CDS encoding glycosyltransferase family 4 protein: MTNDFPPRSGGIEQMVSHLVGTLPPDSVMVLASPWQGATEHDRALPYPVRRVHRRPLLPTPALLRTVRAAASDHQADVVVFGSAWPLAELAGRLDLPTLGITHGREAGMARYGLAPLMRRLARGCTAMTVLSDYTAGLLAPVLDRLTDLHRLPGGVDTQTFTPDGPDLREQHGLEPDQPVVVCISRLVRRKGQDVLIEQWPRVRAAVADAHLLIVGTGPLEEELTDRVAELGLGDAVTLTGEVPWADLPAYYRTGDAFAMPCRTRLLGTDVEGLGLVFLEAQACGVPVVVGDSGGAPQTVVQGETGVVVDGHDPDSVYAAVVGLLSDPGRLRTMGEAGTEFVRRQWEWSVIGQRLLRAIQAAARGGA; the protein is encoded by the coding sequence GTGACCAACGACTTCCCCCCTCGCTCGGGCGGCATCGAGCAGATGGTGTCCCACCTCGTGGGCACGCTGCCCCCGGATTCGGTCATGGTCCTCGCCTCGCCGTGGCAGGGAGCCACCGAGCACGACCGGGCGTTGCCCTACCCGGTCCGGCGGGTCCACCGACGCCCCCTGCTCCCCACGCCGGCACTTCTGCGCACCGTCCGGGCGGCCGCCAGTGATCACCAGGCCGATGTCGTGGTCTTCGGCTCTGCCTGGCCGCTCGCCGAGCTGGCCGGACGACTTGACCTCCCCACGTTGGGCATCACCCACGGCCGCGAGGCCGGCATGGCCCGCTACGGACTGGCGCCCCTCATGCGTCGACTGGCTCGGGGCTGCACGGCCATGACCGTGCTGAGTGACTACACCGCCGGCCTCTTGGCGCCGGTGCTGGACCGTCTGACCGACCTCCACCGACTGCCGGGTGGGGTCGACACCCAGACGTTCACGCCCGACGGGCCAGACCTGCGCGAGCAGCACGGCCTCGAGCCTGACCAACCCGTCGTGGTCTGCATCAGCCGCCTGGTCCGGCGGAAGGGACAGGACGTCCTGATCGAGCAGTGGCCACGCGTCCGGGCAGCCGTGGCAGATGCCCACCTCCTCATCGTGGGGACCGGTCCGCTGGAGGAGGAGTTGACCGATCGCGTCGCCGAGCTCGGACTGGGCGACGCCGTCACCCTCACCGGTGAGGTCCCCTGGGCCGACCTGCCGGCCTACTACCGAACCGGCGATGCCTTCGCGATGCCGTGCCGGACGAGGTTGCTGGGAACCGACGTCGAGGGTCTGGGCCTGGTGTTCCTCGAGGCCCAGGCATGTGGTGTCCCGGTGGTGGTGGGCGACTCCGGCGGCGCACCGCAGACGGTCGTACAGGGCGAGACCGGCGTCGTGGTCGACGGACACGACCCGGATTCGGTCTACGCGGCTGTGGTGGGGCTGCTCAGCGACCCCGGCCGTCTGCGGACCATGGGGGAGGCCGGCACCGAGTTCGTCCGGCGGCAGTGGGAGTGGTCGGTGATCGGCCAGCGGTTGCTCCGAGCGATCCAGGCGGCAGCGCGTGGCGGAGCATGA
- a CDS encoding SMP-30/gluconolactonase/LRE family protein has product MDRTLTRLTDGGHFYEGPRWRDDRWYVSDFYAHEVFTITPDGHRETIMEVPGQPSGLGWLPDGSMLVVSMTDHTVLRRALDGQVSVHADISEHCGGKANDMVVDASGRAFIGNFGFDLMAGADPVTATLVRVDPDGAVTAVANDLYFPNGSVILPDEVTLVVGESIGCRYTAFTIGDDGSLTDRRVWAQLAPTPPLATFEETLAATAVAPDGCTLDAEGQIWAADALGARVIRVAEGGEITDQITMPEGLGAFACQLGGPEGTTLLICSAPDFAEQAREAAREAVLFTVDVGVMAAGRP; this is encoded by the coding sequence ATGGACCGCACACTGACCAGGTTGACCGATGGCGGTCACTTCTACGAGGGTCCGCGGTGGCGCGACGACCGCTGGTACGTGAGTGACTTCTACGCCCACGAGGTCTTCACCATCACGCCTGACGGGCACCGTGAGACGATCATGGAGGTGCCCGGCCAGCCGTCAGGCCTCGGGTGGCTGCCCGACGGCTCGATGCTGGTGGTGAGCATGACGGACCACACGGTGCTGCGACGGGCCCTGGACGGACAGGTCAGCGTGCACGCCGACATCAGCGAGCACTGCGGCGGGAAGGCCAACGACATGGTCGTGGACGCCAGCGGGAGGGCCTTCATCGGGAACTTCGGCTTCGACCTGATGGCCGGCGCCGACCCGGTGACTGCCACGCTGGTCCGGGTGGACCCGGATGGGGCGGTCACGGCGGTCGCCAACGACCTGTACTTCCCCAATGGGAGCGTCATCCTGCCGGACGAGGTCACCTTGGTGGTGGGCGAGTCGATCGGGTGTCGCTACACCGCGTTCACGATCGGCGACGACGGCTCGTTGACGGACCGGCGGGTGTGGGCGCAGCTGGCGCCGACCCCACCGCTGGCCACGTTCGAGGAGACGCTGGCCGCGACTGCCGTCGCGCCGGACGGCTGCACCCTGGACGCGGAGGGACAGATCTGGGCGGCCGACGCCCTGGGTGCCCGGGTGATCCGGGTGGCTGAGGGCGGCGAGATCACCGACCAGATCACCATGCCGGAGGGGCTCGGTGCCTTCGCCTGCCAGCTCGGAGGGCCGGAGGGGACGACGCTGCTGATCTGTTCGGCGCCGGACTTCGCCGAGCAGGCGCGGGAGGCGGCCAGGGAAGCCGTCCTGTTCACGGTCGACGTGGGTGTGATGGCGGCCGGCCGGCCCTAG
- a CDS encoding biotin carboxylase N-terminal domain-containing protein encodes MSATPAEPGSPVGPIRRLLIANRGEIACRIIRTCRTMGIEAVAVYSQGDADARHVRLADQSVGLDGVTAGQTYLDIPAIIAAAHTSEADAIHPGYGFLSERADAATAFADAGLTWVGPPAQAIAAMGDKISAKQLMAEAGVPVLPSVTDPDTAAEVGYPLIVKAAAGGGGKGMRIVTSPEALADAVEAARREAASAFGDDRVFLERFIERPRHIEVQVFADGRGATVHLGERECSIQRRHQKVIEEAPSPAVDPETRERLGHAAVAAARAVDYVGAGTVEFVASQPTAEGGPEFFFLEMNTRLQVEHPVTELAWARSDGVPLDLVRLQLEVAEGRPLPFGQDDLRLAGHAVEARLYAEDPATGFLPVTGPVELLEPANGPGTRWDTGVETGDEIGPHFDPMIAKVIAHGSSRADALRLLGRELSQTRLHGLRTNRDALIGMLAHEEMVAGTLDTGFIDRLDPAVLDPEPSADAQRLHLIGATLAGRARRSAQRRVQESIPTGWRNNPTAGTAVAFEGSAGSTVTVSYRPEGDELIVDVSRTAAGADEPGHGPRVRVSDVRVDGDAVSLTLDGRQWTLRVSELPDGHDVSYGDESRRWAVDSPLGSATLMQLPRFPSAAAEVAPGDLDAPMPGTVLRVAVAEGHEVEEGDLVMVLEAMKMEHRVTAPHAGTVESLLVSEGAQVAGGDTLARIL; translated from the coding sequence TTGAGCGCCACGCCTGCTGAGCCTGGCTCACCCGTCGGGCCGATCCGCCGGCTGCTCATCGCCAATCGTGGCGAGATCGCCTGCCGCATCATCCGGACCTGCCGGACGATGGGCATCGAGGCTGTCGCGGTCTACTCGCAGGGTGATGCCGACGCGCGGCACGTCCGCCTGGCCGACCAATCGGTCGGCCTCGACGGCGTCACCGCCGGGCAGACCTACCTGGACATCCCGGCGATCATCGCGGCGGCCCATACGAGTGAGGCCGACGCGATCCACCCCGGCTACGGCTTCCTCTCCGAGCGAGCCGACGCCGCCACGGCGTTCGCCGACGCCGGCCTGACCTGGGTCGGCCCGCCGGCCCAGGCCATCGCGGCCATGGGCGACAAGATCTCCGCCAAGCAGCTGATGGCGGAGGCAGGTGTCCCGGTCCTCCCCTCCGTGACGGATCCGGACACGGCCGCTGAGGTCGGCTACCCGCTCATCGTCAAGGCGGCCGCAGGAGGTGGCGGCAAGGGGATGCGGATCGTCACCTCGCCCGAGGCGTTGGCCGACGCGGTCGAGGCGGCGCGGCGCGAGGCCGCCTCGGCCTTCGGAGACGACCGGGTCTTCCTCGAGCGCTTCATCGAGCGTCCGCGCCACATCGAGGTGCAGGTCTTCGCCGATGGCCGCGGCGCCACCGTCCACCTGGGCGAGCGGGAGTGTTCGATCCAACGCCGCCACCAGAAGGTGATCGAGGAGGCACCCTCGCCGGCCGTCGACCCCGAGACACGGGAGCGGCTGGGCCACGCAGCGGTGGCGGCTGCCCGGGCGGTCGACTACGTCGGTGCGGGGACGGTCGAGTTCGTGGCGTCCCAGCCGACGGCCGAGGGCGGGCCGGAGTTCTTCTTCCTCGAGATGAACACGCGGCTGCAGGTCGAGCATCCCGTGACCGAGCTGGCCTGGGCCCGGTCCGATGGTGTCCCGCTCGACCTGGTCCGACTGCAGCTCGAGGTGGCCGAGGGGCGGCCGCTACCGTTCGGTCAGGACGATCTGCGCCTGGCCGGGCACGCGGTGGAGGCCCGGCTGTACGCCGAGGACCCCGCTACCGGATTCCTGCCCGTCACCGGCCCCGTCGAGCTGCTCGAGCCGGCGAATGGACCGGGGACCCGCTGGGACACCGGTGTCGAGACCGGCGACGAGATCGGCCCCCACTTCGACCCGATGATCGCCAAGGTGATCGCGCACGGGTCCTCCCGGGCGGACGCGCTGCGGCTGCTCGGCCGCGAGCTGTCCCAGACCCGCCTGCACGGTCTCCGGACCAACCGCGACGCCCTGATCGGGATGCTGGCCCATGAGGAGATGGTCGCGGGAACACTCGACACCGGCTTCATCGATCGACTGGATCCGGCGGTGCTGGACCCGGAGCCGTCGGCGGACGCACAACGGCTGCATCTGATCGGGGCAACCCTGGCGGGTCGGGCGCGCCGCTCCGCACAGCGACGCGTCCAGGAGTCGATCCCGACCGGCTGGCGCAACAACCCGACCGCTGGAACAGCCGTGGCCTTCGAGGGCTCGGCAGGATCGACGGTCACGGTCTCATACCGTCCCGAGGGTGACGAGCTGATCGTGGACGTGTCCCGTACGGCCGCGGGGGCTGACGAGCCAGGTCATGGCCCGCGGGTCCGGGTGAGCGATGTTCGGGTTGACGGCGACGCGGTCTCGCTGACACTCGACGGGCGACAGTGGACGCTGCGGGTCAGCGAGCTGCCAGACGGTCACGACGTCTCGTACGGCGACGAGTCGAGGCGGTGGGCGGTGGACTCACCACTCGGTTCCGCCACGCTGATGCAGCTCCCCCGGTTCCCGAGCGCCGCGGCCGAGGTGGCACCGGGGGACCTGGACGCACCGATGCCCGGGACGGTCCTGCGCGTGGCGGTGGCGGAGGGTCATGAGGTCGAGGAGGGCGATCTCGTCATGGTGCTCGAGGCCATGAAGATGGAGCACCGGGTCACCGCCCCGCACGCCGGGACCGTCGAGTCACTGTTGGTCTCGGAGGGAGCTCAGGTGGCGGGGGGCGACACCCTCGCCCGCATCCTCTGA
- a CDS encoding acyl-CoA carboxylase subunit beta: MDVLTSTTDPTSAEYQANRAGMLDLLAELDRLTQEANAGGGPKYVTRHRERGRLLPRERIELLVDRDSALLELSTLTANGTEYTVGGSSVSAIGVVSGVECAISASDPTVKGGSVNPYGLQKSLRLAEIAAANRLPLINLTESGGADLPKQAEIFVPGGASFKNLTQLSKAGIPTISLVFGPSTAGGAYIPGMSDYSVMVDQQARVYLGGPPLVKMATGEDAEEESLGGAAMHASVSGVADYLAADELDAIRIGRQIVAHLNWRKAGPAPASDVEEPVHDPDELLGIGSADIRVPFDVREVIGRITDGSRFEEFKPRYGPQLICGWATLHGYPVGILGNNGILFSPESQKGSQFIQLCNATNTPLVFLQNITGFMVGTAYEQGGIIKDGAKLINAVANSEVPHLTVMIGASFGAGNYGMCGRAYDPRFLFTWPNHKIAVMGAKQLAGVMRIVMEARMKKSGQEVDTDAADQMTAAFEAEIERQSTALYATARLWDDGIIDPRDTRTVLAIALSAAHSAPIAGTGSYGVFRH; encoded by the coding sequence ATGGACGTCCTGACCTCGACGACCGACCCGACCAGCGCCGAGTATCAGGCCAACCGGGCCGGCATGCTCGACCTGCTGGCCGAACTGGACCGCCTGACCCAAGAGGCCAACGCCGGCGGCGGTCCCAAGTACGTCACGCGACACCGGGAGCGTGGCCGCCTCCTCCCCCGCGAACGCATCGAGCTGCTCGTCGACCGTGACAGCGCACTGCTCGAGTTGTCCACGCTCACAGCCAACGGGACCGAGTACACCGTCGGGGGCTCCAGCGTCTCGGCCATCGGCGTGGTGAGTGGGGTCGAGTGCGCCATCTCCGCCTCCGACCCCACGGTCAAGGGCGGCTCGGTCAACCCCTACGGCCTCCAGAAGTCACTCCGCCTGGCGGAGATCGCCGCAGCCAACCGCCTCCCGCTGATCAACCTCACGGAGTCCGGCGGCGCCGACCTGCCGAAGCAGGCCGAGATCTTCGTCCCGGGTGGCGCCTCGTTCAAGAACCTCACGCAGCTCTCCAAGGCCGGCATCCCGACCATCTCCCTCGTGTTCGGCCCGAGCACCGCCGGCGGCGCCTACATCCCCGGCATGAGCGACTACTCGGTCATGGTCGACCAGCAGGCGCGGGTCTACCTCGGTGGCCCGCCACTGGTGAAGATGGCGACCGGCGAGGACGCGGAGGAGGAGTCCCTCGGTGGAGCGGCCATGCACGCCTCGGTCAGTGGGGTCGCCGACTACCTGGCAGCCGACGAACTCGACGCCATCCGCATCGGCCGACAGATCGTCGCCCACCTCAACTGGCGCAAAGCTGGTCCCGCGCCGGCCTCGGACGTCGAGGAGCCCGTCCACGACCCGGACGAGCTGCTCGGCATCGGCTCAGCCGACATCCGAGTGCCATTCGACGTCCGTGAGGTCATCGGGCGGATCACCGATGGCTCCCGCTTCGAGGAGTTCAAACCCCGGTATGGGCCCCAGCTGATCTGCGGCTGGGCCACCCTGCACGGGTACCCGGTCGGAATCCTCGGCAACAACGGCATCCTGTTCAGCCCCGAGTCGCAGAAGGGCTCGCAGTTCATCCAGCTCTGCAACGCGACGAACACCCCGCTGGTCTTCCTCCAGAACATCACGGGCTTCATGGTCGGCACGGCCTACGAGCAGGGCGGGATCATCAAGGACGGTGCGAAGCTGATCAATGCGGTGGCCAACTCCGAGGTCCCCCACCTGACGGTCATGATCGGCGCCTCGTTCGGGGCGGGCAACTACGGCATGTGTGGACGGGCGTACGACCCACGATTCCTGTTCACCTGGCCGAACCACAAGATCGCCGTGATGGGTGCAAAGCAGCTGGCCGGGGTCATGCGGATCGTCATGGAAGCGCGGATGAAGAAGTCCGGGCAAGAGGTGGACACCGACGCCGCCGACCAGATGACCGCAGCGTTCGAGGCTGAGATCGAGCGGCAGTCAACGGCCCTGTACGCCACGGCCCGACTGTGGGACGACGGGATCATCGATCCACGTGACACGCGCACGGTGCTCGCCATCGCCCTGTCTGCCGCACACTCCGCCCCCATCGCGGGGACCGGCAGCTATGGGGTGTTCCGGCATTGA
- a CDS encoding ABC transporter permease codes for MSTTQQLLSTDAIEQRHRTGVIAALADGWTIGKRNLKHFTRLPRLLVFSTIQPVMFVLLFGYIFDGAVSGSLPDGFPNYLSFVLPGIFIQSTVFRMTTTAVGLAEDLEKGVIDRFRSLPMSRAGVLIGRTIADLVRAAAVILLMTVFGVAVGFRFTSILGAIGSVLIVALLGYGLSWVFVFVALNVPGAESAQSAAFVAAFPLSFVSSVFVPPESIPVEWLAFIARNSPITAAADAARGLAVTGPVAQPVLLTVIWTIGILALFIPLSVYQFRKLE; via the coding sequence GTGAGCACGACCCAGCAACTGCTGTCCACCGACGCGATCGAGCAGCGTCACCGCACCGGCGTCATCGCTGCGCTGGCCGACGGCTGGACCATCGGCAAGCGGAACCTCAAGCACTTCACGCGGCTGCCGCGCCTGCTGGTCTTCTCCACGATCCAGCCGGTCATGTTCGTCCTGCTGTTCGGCTACATCTTCGACGGGGCGGTCAGCGGCTCACTCCCGGACGGGTTCCCCAACTACCTCTCGTTCGTCTTGCCGGGCATCTTCATCCAGTCGACGGTGTTCCGGATGACCACGACGGCGGTGGGCCTGGCCGAAGACCTGGAGAAGGGCGTCATCGACCGGTTCCGATCGCTGCCGATGTCGCGCGCCGGCGTCCTCATCGGCCGCACCATCGCCGACCTCGTCCGCGCGGCAGCGGTGATCCTACTGATGACCGTCTTCGGCGTGGCGGTGGGCTTCCGGTTCACCAGCATCCTCGGCGCCATCGGGTCCGTGCTCATCGTGGCGCTCCTGGGCTACGGCTTGTCCTGGGTCTTCGTCTTCGTCGCCCTCAACGTCCCGGGTGCGGAGTCCGCCCAATCGGCTGCCTTCGTGGCCGCCTTCCCCTTGTCGTTCGTCTCCAGCGTCTTCGTGCCACCGGAGAGCATCCCCGTCGAGTGGTTGGCCTTCATCGCTCGCAACTCCCCCATCACCGCGGCAGCAGACGCCGCACGGGGTCTTGCCGTGACCGGCCCGGTCGCGCAGCCGGTGCTGCTGACGGTCATCTGGACCATCGGGATCCTGGCGCTCTTCATCCCGCTGAGCGTCTACCAGTTCCGCAAGCTCGAGTAG
- a CDS encoding ATP-binding cassette domain-containing protein: MKTTPDDAGGSRQANTVPAIEVAGVTKVFGTTRALDGVDLTVKPGGVVGLLGPNGAGKTTLVRVLATLLSPTDGYARIFGTDVTADPHRVREQISLTGQYAAVDGLLTGRENLLMFAELLQLTPASAQARADELLERFSLGDAADRRAATYSGGMRRRLDLASSVILPPKLLFLDEPTTGLDPRTRNEMWDVIRELVSEGTTLLLTTQYLEEADQLANRIVVIDAGKIIADGTGDELKEAAGGITVEILLGSSDDIPAACQALQKVGLTGHGVTAPTADLEVPTTSDDGLRTVQQVAGALREANIVVNDLGLRRASLDEVFLQLTGDENGAPSATSERSGGTAA, from the coding sequence GTGAAGACAACTCCGGACGATGCGGGCGGCTCCAGACAAGCGAATACCGTTCCAGCCATCGAAGTCGCCGGTGTCACCAAGGTCTTTGGCACCACACGGGCCCTGGATGGCGTCGACCTGACGGTCAAGCCAGGCGGTGTCGTCGGCCTGCTGGGACCCAACGGCGCCGGCAAGACCACCCTCGTCCGCGTCCTCGCCACCCTGCTCAGCCCCACCGATGGCTATGCCAGGATCTTCGGCACCGATGTCACCGCGGACCCGCATCGGGTTCGCGAACAGATCTCCCTCACCGGCCAGTACGCTGCCGTCGACGGGCTGCTCACCGGCCGCGAGAACCTTCTGATGTTCGCCGAGCTGCTCCAGCTGACGCCGGCGTCCGCCCAGGCCCGAGCCGACGAGCTGCTGGAGCGGTTCTCGCTGGGCGACGCGGCCGACCGGCGTGCCGCCACCTACTCCGGCGGCATGCGCCGACGGCTGGACCTCGCCTCCAGCGTCATCCTGCCGCCGAAGCTCCTCTTCCTCGACGAGCCCACGACCGGCCTCGACCCCCGCACCCGCAACGAGATGTGGGACGTGATCCGCGAGCTGGTCAGCGAAGGCACGACACTGCTGCTCACGACCCAGTACCTGGAGGAGGCCGACCAGCTCGCCAACCGCATCGTGGTCATCGACGCCGGCAAGATCATCGCCGACGGCACCGGCGATGAGCTCAAGGAGGCCGCAGGGGGGATCACCGTCGAGATCCTGCTCGGCAGCTCCGACGACATCCCGGCGGCCTGCCAGGCCTTGCAGAAGGTCGGCCTGACGGGACACGGCGTGACCGCCCCGACTGCGGACCTCGAGGTGCCCACGACGTCCGACGACGGTCTGCGAACCGTCCAGCAGGTCGCCGGTGCCCTGCGCGAGGCGAACATCGTGGTCAACGACCTCGGTCTGCGTCGGGCCTCCCTGGACGAGGTGTTCCTGCAACTGACGGGAGACGAGAACGGCGCCCCATCCGCCACGTCAGAGCGCTCTGGAGGGACCGCAGCGTGA